The Maridesulfovibrio bastinii DSM 16055 region AACTCTGTTGAACGCCGCATGGCTGAATACTATGCAAACATCGTCAACCCCTACTCTCCGCAGGTTATCAAAACTCTTGACGCTCTCGGAAAGCTGGACATTGAAGTTGACATGCTCTGCCCGGACCACGGACTTATCTTCCGCGGAGCCGAGGATGTAAAATTTGCTCTTGATTCCTACGCAAGCTACGCCCGTCAGGAAGTTCAGAACAAGGCCGTGGTTATTTACGACACCATGTGGCACTCCACTGAAAATATGGCCAGTGCAATCGCTTCCGGTATTGCTGACGGCGGATGCAGTGTTCGCATAATGTCCGTTAAAGCAAACCATCACAGTGACCTTATGAGCGAAGTTTTCAAATCAGCAGCTGTTGTTTTCGGTTCTCCTACCCACAACAACGGAATTCTTCCCGGTGTTGCCGATGCCCTGACCTATATCAAGGGTCTGCGTCCGCAGAATAAAATCGGTGCCTGCTTCGGCTCATTCGGCTGGAGCGGAGAATGCGTCAAGATTCTCAATCAGTGGCTTGAAGACATGAAAATGGACATTGTTGAACCTAACATCAAAGTTCGCAACCGTCCTGACCATGATACTTTCAAGGAATGCTATGAACTTGGCCTGAACATTGCGAAAAAAATCCGCGAAAAAACCGGTAAATAATAATTTTCGGCGGAGGACGGATTAGTCCGCCTCCGCCGATTTTCCCAGCACTGAATCTCATCTTACTTATATTTTCTGTTCACCAGTCAAGGAGAACAATTATGCCAAGCGGAAGACAAATCAAAAAAGAAGTGCTTGCGGCACTTGCTGAAACAAACTGGGATAAAAAAATTTACAAGCTGCTGGAGGTCCATCCGGCACAAAGCCTTATCGCTCCCCTTTTTTCCTCACTTTGTGATATATCCGAAGAAGTACGCTGGCATGGCATAAGTGCCTTCGGCATTGTCGTTGGAAGACTTGCAGATGAAGAAATCGACCGCGCCAGAGTTGTCATGCGCAGAATAACATGGATGCTCAATGAAGAATCCGGTGGCTGCGGCTGGGGCGTTCCCGAAGCTATGGGGGAAATATGTGCTTCAAGTGAAGCAATGGCTTCGGAGTATGGAAGGCTTGTTTTGAGTTATATTCATGAGGAAGAAAGCAAACCGGAAAACTTCCTTGAATTCACCATGCTTTTGAAAGGTGCTGTCTGGGGCGTATGCAGGCTTGCCCAAAGCCGCCCTGATATTGCAGCCCCGGCTTTTGATGATCTTGTCACCGCCCTTAAAAGTCATGATCCCGCCACCGTAGGCATTGCCTGCTGGGGATTGGGACTGCTTGGAAATACAGAAGCAGCCGTTCATCTGAGAAAACTGAAGGACCGAGATGAGGACGTGGTAATCTATCGCGACCGGTCCCTCGTTAAAACTACTGTTGGACAGTTGGCCGGGGAAGCCCTTGGAAAAATTTCCGGGGATCAGCTTTAATCTTTGAACAAGGAGACTGATGATGGATGTCCTTTTGCTGTCAAGGCTGCAGTTCGCCATGGCAACTATGTTCCACTTCATTTTCGTGCCCCTAACTTTGGGACTTTCAGTTTTAGTTGCCATTATGGAAACCAAGTATGTGCGTACCGGAGACGAAACGTACAAACGCATGACCCAATTCTGGGGAAAACTTTTCGTAATCAATTTCGTACTCGGTGTAGTAACAGGTATTACTCTTGAGTTTCAGTTCGGAACCAACTGGTCCAAGTATTCCGAGTATGTTGGTGATATTTTCGGTTCACTGCTTGCAATCGAAGCAACTGTCGCCTTCTTTCTGGAATCAACATTCCTCGGAGCATGGATTTTCGGATGGAAAAAACTTTCTCCCAAATTCCACGCAGTATGTATCTGGATTGTTGCCATAGCATCCAACCTTTCAGCCCTGTGGATTATTCTTGCCAACGGCTGGATGCAGCATCCGGTAGGCTACATCATGCGCAACGGACGCGCTGAGCTTAACAGCTTTACTGATGTCATTACCAACGGTTTTGCATGGCAGCAGTTCCTGCATAACGGTTTCGGTTCTTTCATTGTCGGCGGATTTTTTGTTATGGGTGTCAGCGCCTATCATCTGCTGCGCAAAAATGAAATTGAACTGTTCACCAAGTCATTCAAACTGGGTCTTTATTTTTCACTTATCTTCTCATTCGCTGTTGCTCTTCAGGGACACGCCCATGCGCAGGAAGTCTCCCATAACCAGCCTGAAAAACTGGCTGCAATGGAAGCTCTCTGGGAAACCCATGAAGACGGCGCACCAATGGCCTTATTCCTGGTTCCTGATGAAAAAAATGAAACCAACAGTGTTGAGATAATGAGAATACCAGGAGCTCTCAGCTTCCTCGCATTCAACTCATTCAGTGCTCCGGTAAAGGGCCTTAAAGAATGGCCCAAGGAAGACCGTCCTCCTGTCACGCTCACATTCCTGTCGTTCCGTGCCATGGTCGGTCTTGGAACCCTGTTCATTCTACTCAGTCTCTGGGCTTGGAAAAGCAGAAACAACCTTACTGAGAACAAACTGCTGCTGACTGTACTTATGTTCACGGTACCTCTGCCCTATGTCTCCATGTGGGCCGGATGGATCGTGGCTGAGGTTGGAAGACAGCCGTGGATTGTTTACGGGCTTATGAAAACTTCCGATGCGGTTTCGCCGATCGCAACAAGCCAGGTTGCATTTTCATTCTTTGCCCTGACATTCCTTTACTCAGTACTCGGACTGGCGGAAATATTCCTGATCACCAAGTTCGCCCTCAAGGGCCCGGAAAAAGCTTAGCCTTCCGGCGAGAAACAAAAGGAGATAATGATGCTAGAAACTATATGGTTCCTTTTATGGGGAGTTCTCTGGGCCGTTTATTTCATGCTTGACGGCTACGACCTTGGACTCGGATCAATGATTCCTTTTCTCGCTAAAAGCGAGACGGACCGTCAGATAATTTATAAATCAATGGGACCCTTCTGGGACGGAAACGAAGTATGGCTCATCGCAGCCGGCGGCGTAACCTTCGCAGCATTCCCTAAAGCTTACGCAGTTATGTTCAGCGGACTTTATACCGCTTTGATGCTTTTGCTTATAGCACTTATTCTTCGTGGTGTTGCTTTTGAATTCCGCGGACAGCTTGAATCAAAGCTCTGGCGTAAATTCTGGGATACTCTGGCCATTATCGGCAGCTTTGTTCCGGCACTGCTGCTCGGAGTTGCCTTTGCCAATATCTTTCAGGGTATACCCATTGACGCTGAAGGCGTTTTTCACGGCAACCTTTTTACCCTGCTTAACGCTTACGGTATCGGTGGCGGTATCCTCTTTGTTCTTCTCTTCGCCAATCACGGCTGCCTCTGGCTGGCCGCCAGAACCGAAGGAGAACTTAATGTCCGTGCCGGTAACATGTCATCAATCATCTGGCCTGTTCTGGTTGCCGTCTATGTAGCCTTTCTGGCTCTCAGTGCAGTTTATACCAAACTGCTCAGCAACTACCTCCAGAATCCGGCTCTGCTGCTGATACTCATCATTCCTATCTTCTCACTGGTTGCAATGCGCTCTATGATTTCAGCACGCAAATGGTGGAAGGCATGGACTCTTTCAGCCGCACTGATCCTGACAACAACAATGTTCGGAATAATAGGCCTTTTCCCGGCACTTCTGCCCTCCAGCCTTAATCCGGCTTTCTCTGTAACCACAATGAATGGATCTTCCAGCCAGATGACGCTTAAGATTATGCTCTGCGTTGCTCTGGTTATGGTTCCCATCGTAATCATCTATCAGGCATGGCTGCATAAAAAGTTTGCCACAAAGATTACAGAAGAGAATCTTGCTGATCACCACGGTTACTAAAAAACTGTTACTTCATGACACTTATAAAGGCATCCGAATTATTTTTTCGGATGCCTTTTCTTATTTATGATGTCTTCCTTTTTTATCACTTGCCAATAATCCGGCAGTGCTTAAAATTAAGTTCAATATATAATCTCTTCGCAGGAGGAAGAAATGTCCAACAAGGTTTTGGAAAAAGCTCTCAATGAACAGCTGAATGCTGAAATGTACTCTTCTTATCTCTATCTCTCCATGTCCGCATACTTCAGTGATGCCGGTCTTTCCGGCTTCGCCAACTGGATGCGTGTACAGGCTCAGGAAGAACTGGCCCACGCAATGATGTTCTATGACTACATCATTGAACGCGGTGGAAGAGTTGTTCTTACACAGGTGGAAGGACCGCAGACCGAATGGGAAAGCCCTCTTGCCGCAGTAGAAGACGTTCTTACGCATGAAAAAAAGGTTACTTCCATGATCAATAATCTGGTTGATCTGGCTATAGAACAGAAAGACCATGCTACAAACATATTCCTGCAATGGTTTGTCAGTGAACAGGTTGAAGAGGAAGATTCCGTTAACGATGTCCTCAATAAGCTTAAACTTATCGGCGGTGAAGGAAACGGTATGTTCATCATCGATAAGGACCTTGCTTTAAGAGTTTTCACTCCCCCGACTCAGAGCAGCCAGAACGCTTAAATCATTCTAATTGATTTTTAAAAGCCCGCTTCAGAATATGATGCGGGCTTTTCTATTTCATCTTAACAGCCTGTTACTGAAAGCAGGCATGAATACATTCCATAAAAAAACCGGAGTGACTCTGCACTCCGGTTTTATAATAACATAACTGAATTCAGCTGTTGCTATTTTTCAACTTTGCTTCTCAGCAACGGCTTCTTAATTCCATATTTTGCGACAACGCTTTTCATTCCGGCAGTACTTTCCGCTGTACCTGTGTATTTAACAAATACCCGGTAATAGGTTTTACTGCCGCTTGCAGCTGATTCCACATAAGCGTTCAAGCTGTCTTTCTGAAGATTCCCGGCAAAGCCTGCGGCCTTAGCCTCGTCAAGAAATGAAGCGATCTGATAGACATAGTCATAGACAGGTGCTCCAGCTTCCGCTGCTGCGACAGCCGGCTTTGGAGCTTTTGCAGGAGTTTTGGCCTTGGCAGCTTCCTGCCGGGCTTCTTTGCGAGCTTTTCGCTCGGCTATCCTGCGATCCCTTTCAGCTTCTCTCTCTTCTTTTTTCTTCTGTGCCGCTGCTGCTTTTTCCCGGTCCTCTTCACGAATCTTTTCGCGCTCTTCCTTATTTACCGGAACGGGATTTTTCTTAAGGTCATCCATATAGCGCAGCTCTTCAGGTTTTAGAACTCCGCCTTTGATACCTTCGGTTTTATTCTCAGATTGAGAAGGCATGACCATCGCCAGTTCAGGAACATCCTTTTCCGGCTGATAACCGCGTCCCAGCAGGACTCCGAGGACAAAAAAAGCACACAACGCAACAACTGCACCTGCACACAGACCAATGAGGCTGGGCAGATTGAAATTGAAGGTATAGATCTTTTCTTCCTTGGGACCTTTAGCTGGTTTAGTCTTTTTATTAGCCATATTTTTCTCCGTCCGGATCAAACCATGACGCTATTTAATTACATTTTTTCAGGAGCACTTACACCAAGCAGGGCAAGGCCGTTCTGCAGAACTCTGGCCACAGCTTTAAGAAGAATAAGGCGGGCCCGGCATAAATCATCTTCAACACCGATAATGCGATGTTTTGAATAAAAACGATGCAGAACTGTAGCAAGATCACGCACATAATAACTGATTGCGTGCGGACTCATGGTGCGTCCTGCGTTTTCAGCAACATCGCTGAACTGATCAAGCAGTTTCAAAAGATCAATTTCCTCTTCTTCCACCAGACGGGCAAGACAGGAAAGATCATTTTCATTTATTTCAAACTTTTCATCAGCAGCCTTACGCAGAACAGAACAAATACGGGCATGGGCATACTGAACATAGTACACCGGATTATCCATTGTCCGCTGCTTTACGAGTTCAAGGTCAAAATCAAGATGACTGTCACTCTTGCGGGAAAGGAACATAAAGCGGGCGGCATCACGGCCGACTTCATTAACAACATCTTCAAGTGTTTCAAATTTCCCGGCACGGGTGGACATGGCTATCTGTTCGCCGTCACGCAGCAGGTTTACAAGCTGAACCAGAATTACTTCCAGTCCGCCTTTTTTACCGAGAGCTTCCACGGCAGCCTGCATCCGGGGGATATAACCATGGTGGTCAGCACCCCAGATATCTACAACAGTATCAAAGCCACGTTTAAATTTATCATCGTGGTATGCAATATCAGAAGCAAAATAAGTCAGATCGCCATTGGATTTACGCAGAACACGGTCCTTGTCATCACCGAGGTCGGTGCTCTTGAACCAGAGTGCGCCATCTGCTTCATAAGCCATACCGCGTTCTGTAAGGTCTTTAAAAGTTTCTTCAACCTTACCTGCGGAGACAAGACTCTTTTCAGAAAACCAGACATCATGGCGGACATCAAATCCGGCCAGATCAGTTTTTATTCCGTTAAGAATTTTATCCTTTCCGTATTCACGGCAGATTGCGATGGCTTCTTCATCACTTTTTTCAAGAATATCCGGGTTGAGATCAAGAACCTCGGCAGCGATATCCTGAATATAATCACCTTTATAAAAATCTTCCGGCTGCGGAATATCTCTGCCCTGACTCTGTTGCAGGCGAACCCATATTGAATTGCCGAGTATGAGCATCTGCCTTCCGGCATCATTGACATAGTATTCTGCTGAAACATCATGTCCGGTAAACTCAAGGATTCTTACC contains the following coding sequences:
- a CDS encoding FprA family A-type flavoprotein is translated as MRPVEIKDGIHWVGVVDWDCRNFHGYARSAKGTTYNAFFIKDEKNVLIDTVKGDNLKQFLCNVSQMCKPEEIDYIVVNHLELDHSGCLEKLVELAKPEKIFVSPMGGKVLDTFFDTTDWPIHVIKSGEEVSIGKRTLRFFETRMLHWPDNMFTYVVEDKMLISSDAFGQNWATSERFVDELDKNSVERRMAEYYANIVNPYSPQVIKTLDALGKLDIEVDMLCPDHGLIFRGAEDVKFALDSYASYARQEVQNKAVVIYDTMWHSTENMASAIASGIADGGCSVRIMSVKANHHSDLMSEVFKSAAVVFGSPTHNNGILPGVADALTYIKGLRPQNKIGACFGSFGWSGECVKILNQWLEDMKMDIVEPNIKVRNRPDHDTFKECYELGLNIAKKIREKTGK
- a CDS encoding DVU0298 family protein, giving the protein MPSGRQIKKEVLAALAETNWDKKIYKLLEVHPAQSLIAPLFSSLCDISEEVRWHGISAFGIVVGRLADEEIDRARVVMRRITWMLNEESGGCGWGVPEAMGEICASSEAMASEYGRLVLSYIHEEESKPENFLEFTMLLKGAVWGVCRLAQSRPDIAAPAFDDLVTALKSHDPATVGIACWGLGLLGNTEAAVHLRKLKDRDEDVVIYRDRSLVKTTVGQLAGEALGKISGDQL
- a CDS encoding cytochrome ubiquinol oxidase subunit I, whose amino-acid sequence is MDVLLLSRLQFAMATMFHFIFVPLTLGLSVLVAIMETKYVRTGDETYKRMTQFWGKLFVINFVLGVVTGITLEFQFGTNWSKYSEYVGDIFGSLLAIEATVAFFLESTFLGAWIFGWKKLSPKFHAVCIWIVAIASNLSALWIILANGWMQHPVGYIMRNGRAELNSFTDVITNGFAWQQFLHNGFGSFIVGGFFVMGVSAYHLLRKNEIELFTKSFKLGLYFSLIFSFAVALQGHAHAQEVSHNQPEKLAAMEALWETHEDGAPMALFLVPDEKNETNSVEIMRIPGALSFLAFNSFSAPVKGLKEWPKEDRPPVTLTFLSFRAMVGLGTLFILLSLWAWKSRNNLTENKLLLTVLMFTVPLPYVSMWAGWIVAEVGRQPWIVYGLMKTSDAVSPIATSQVAFSFFALTFLYSVLGLAEIFLITKFALKGPEKA
- the cydB gene encoding cytochrome d ubiquinol oxidase subunit II, translating into MLETIWFLLWGVLWAVYFMLDGYDLGLGSMIPFLAKSETDRQIIYKSMGPFWDGNEVWLIAAGGVTFAAFPKAYAVMFSGLYTALMLLLIALILRGVAFEFRGQLESKLWRKFWDTLAIIGSFVPALLLGVAFANIFQGIPIDAEGVFHGNLFTLLNAYGIGGGILFVLLFANHGCLWLAARTEGELNVRAGNMSSIIWPVLVAVYVAFLALSAVYTKLLSNYLQNPALLLILIIPIFSLVAMRSMISARKWWKAWTLSAALILTTTMFGIIGLFPALLPSSLNPAFSVTTMNGSSSQMTLKIMLCVALVMVPIVIIYQAWLHKKFATKITEENLADHHGY
- a CDS encoding ferritin, producing the protein MSNKVLEKALNEQLNAEMYSSYLYLSMSAYFSDAGLSGFANWMRVQAQEELAHAMMFYDYIIERGGRVVLTQVEGPQTEWESPLAAVEDVLTHEKKVTSMINNLVDLAIEQKDHATNIFLQWFVSEQVEEEDSVNDVLNKLKLIGGEGNGMFIIDKDLALRVFTPPTQSSQNA
- a CDS encoding SPOR domain-containing protein, whose product is MANKKTKPAKGPKEEKIYTFNFNLPSLIGLCAGAVVALCAFFVLGVLLGRGYQPEKDVPELAMVMPSQSENKTEGIKGGVLKPEELRYMDDLKKNPVPVNKEEREKIREEDREKAAAAQKKKEEREAERDRRIAERKARKEARQEAAKAKTPAKAPKPAVAAAEAGAPVYDYVYQIASFLDEAKAAGFAGNLQKDSLNAYVESAASGSKTYYRVFVKYTGTAESTAGMKSVVAKYGIKKPLLRSKVEK
- the argS gene encoding arginine--tRNA ligase, translating into MKAKLHLEKILGAVLEEKGWQWPEKAVLEPPRDKQFGDMSANIAMMLSKQAKMNPRAIAEDLKSAIGDDKYIEKIDIAGPGFLNFTFSPSFWQDMVPEVLEKGIDFGKSDMGNGRKVQVEYVSANPTGPLHIGHGRGAALGDSLVRILEFTGHDVSAEYYVNDAGRQMLILGNSIWVRLQQSQGRDIPQPEDFYKGDYIQDIAAEVLDLNPDILEKSDEEAIAICREYGKDKILNGIKTDLAGFDVRHDVWFSEKSLVSAGKVEETFKDLTERGMAYEADGALWFKSTDLGDDKDRVLRKSNGDLTYFASDIAYHDDKFKRGFDTVVDIWGADHHGYIPRMQAAVEALGKKGGLEVILVQLVNLLRDGEQIAMSTRAGKFETLEDVVNEVGRDAARFMFLSRKSDSHLDFDLELVKQRTMDNPVYYVQYAHARICSVLRKAADEKFEINENDLSCLARLVEEEEIDLLKLLDQFSDVAENAGRTMSPHAISYYVRDLATVLHRFYSKHRIIGVEDDLCRARLILLKAVARVLQNGLALLGVSAPEKM